From one Lycium barbarum isolate Lr01 chromosome 6, ASM1917538v2, whole genome shotgun sequence genomic stretch:
- the LOC132644853 gene encoding nucleotide pyrophosphatase/phosphodiesterase-like, with amino-acid sequence MFSAMASSSNFLLSILLVFFTSHSSSSSSYSNYSLSNIVVNSTTEFINHTAISEFRILNRRVLSKCPDPNPYLSISTTSNSSLSDEAFVTVHVSGIMVPSKGDWVGMISPSYADASSCPFNAIQYQQTGDLTKLPLLCHYPVKAQYLSKDPGYLSCKKKECKKHVNGRCAVRTCSATLSFHVVNFRTDIEFVLFAGGFRTPCILKRSNSTLSFTNPKQPLYGHLSSIDSTATSMKVRWVSGDKAPQQLQYGKGKSVTSKVSTFTQKDMCSSFLKSPAKDFGWHDPGFVHSAVMTGLIPSSANSYRYGSDSTGWSGKISFKTPPAGGSNEVRFLAYGDMGKAPRDPSAEHYIQPGSLSVVKAMADEVSAGNVDSVFHIGDISYATGFLVEWDYFLHLITPVASHVSYMTAIGNHERDYIGTGSVYITPDSGGECGVPYETYFQMPTPAKDKPWYSIEQGSVHFTVISTEHNWSLNSEQYEWMKKDMASVNRIRTPWLIFTGHRPMYSSINGGILKSVDDDFVKAVEPLLLANKVDLALWGHVHNYERTCAVYQKECKALPTNGASGIDTYNSTNYSAPVHAVIGMAGFSLDQFPSQAEKWSLVRRAEFGYVRVHATRNSLTIEYVNANTRKLEDSFQITRS; translated from the exons ATGTTCTCTGCCATGGCTTCTTCCTCcaattttttattatcaattcTCCTGGTGTTCTTCACCtctcattcttcttcttcttcttcttattcaaATTATTCTTTATCAAACATAGTTGTGAATTCAACAACTGAATTTATTAACCATACTGCAATATCCGAATTTCGGATACTGAACAGAAGAGTTCTATCCAAATGCCCTGACCCAAACCCGTATCTCAGTATAAGTACAacctcaaattcaagcctttctGATGAAGCCTTTGTTACTGTTCATGTTTCTGGAATTATGGTTCCTTCAAAAGGAGACTGGGTTGGCATGATCTCACCTTCTTATGCTGA CGCATCAAGTTGCCCCTTTAATGCCATACAATATCAACAGACTGGTGATCTCACTAAACTTCCACTCCTTTGCCATTATCCTGTTAAG GCACAATATTTGAGCAAAGATCCGGGCTATCTAAGTTGCAAGAAGAAAGAGTGCAAGAAACATGTGAATGGACGTTGTGCAGTGAGAACATGTAGTGCCACACTCTCATTTCATGTGGTTAATTTTAGGACAGATATTGAGTTTGTGCTGTTTGCTGGTGGGTTTAGGACTCCTTGCATCCTCAAAAGATCAAACAGTACACTGAGCTTCACTAATCCTAAACAGCCTTTATATGGCCATCTCTCTAGCATCGACTCCACTGCAACTTCT ATGAAAGTAAGATGGGTTAGTGGGGATAAAGCACCTCAACAACTGCAGTATGGAAAAGGAAAATCTGTAACATCAAAAGTCTCAACGTTTACCCAAAAAGACATGTGCA GTTCTTTCTTAAAGAGTCCAGCCAAGGACTTTGGGTGGCATGACCCTGGCTTCGTTCATTCAGCAGTAATGACAGGCCTTATTCCTTCAAGCGCAAACTCCTACAGATATGGAAG TGATTCAACTGGTTGGAGTGGAAAAATAAGCTTCAAAACACCACCAGCTGGAGGATCAAATGAGGTTCGATTTTTGGCATATGGAGATATGGGAAAGGCTCCTCGAGATCCTTCTGCCGAACATTATATTCAG ccagGATCATTGTCAGTGGTAAAGGCTATGGCTGATGAAGTATCTGCTGGAAATGTAGATTCTGTATTCCACATAGGTGACATAAGTTATGCCACTGGATTTCTTGTAGAATGGGACTACTTTCTTCATCTAATCACTCCAGTGGCTTCTCATGTTTCTTACATGACTGCTATTGGGAATCATGAAAG GGATTATATAGGAACAGGATCAGTGTATATAACACCAGATTCAGGTGGAGAATGTGGTGTGCCTTATGAAACTTATTTTCAAATGCCAACACCAGCTAAAGATAAGCCATGGTACTCCATTGAACAGGGAAGTGTTCACTTCACTGTTATTTCAACTGAGCATAATTGGTCTCTCAACTCAGAGCAG TATGAATGGATGAAGAAAGACATGGCTTCAGTTAACCGAATAAGAACTCCTTGGTTAATTTTTACTGG GCATCGACCCATGTATTCTTCCATCAATGGGGGGATACTCAAAAGTGTTGATGATGATTTTGTCAAAGCTGTTGAGCCATTACTTCTGGCAAACAAG GTTGATCTAGCATTGTGGGGACATGTTCATAATTATGAGAGGACTTGTGCAGTCTACCAGAAGGAATGTAAAGCATTACCTACTAATGGTGCAAGTGGAATTGACACTTACAATAGTACCAATTATAGTGCTCCAGTTCATGCAGTTATTGGAATGGCTGGCTTTAGCTTGGACCAGTTCCCTTCACAG GCTGAAAAGTGGAGTTTGGTAAGAAGAGCTGAATTTGGATATGTGCGAGTTCATGCAACAAGGAATTCGTTGACAATTGAA TATGTGAATGCAAATACCAGAAAGTTAGAAGACAGTTTTCAAATCACCAGAAGCTGA
- the LOC132644854 gene encoding E3 ubiquitin-protein ligase HEL2, giving the protein MDDSCAVCAETLEWVAYGACGHKDVCSTCVARLRFICDDRRCCICKTEANVVFVTKALGDYTRMISDFSVLPSEPKEGRIGSYWYHEDTQAFFDDLDHYKMIRAMCRLSCSVCDKMEGSAGDGMKRRARFRNIEQLKGHLFHQHKLLMCSLCLEGRKVFICEQKLYTRAQLNQHIHTGDSEVDGTESERGGFMGHPLCEFCRTPFYGDNELYSHMSTEHYTCHICQRQHPGQYEYYKNYDDLEIHFRSNHFLCEDESCLAKKFVVFQSEPELKRHNTLEHGGRMSRSQRSAALQIPTSFRYRRSNEQDNRRGRARSFRRDNPESELSMAIQASLETANADRRLHDTSSNRRVASDQTVTNDDDLLIPPFESLTTDSEPASRYLQAVSQISRNSQLQESSFPPLAVPPSNSQPRPQSDALPQNTMASHLRRKQNKNTKKLPSSSPAWPATTGHTTPVTGHQPAWPATTGHTPPAIGHQPAWPVISTASGSSSSSRHSKAAKDKPSAPVITPQDAWPAVNSAPGSASSSSQIKPATAADRPPSSSYLNSVAARSSLVHESSSSSVGSSRSWAHSNRMSHSLSAPNLVQSGSFDSSTPDFPPVSAVQTRKLPASGQQTSTNVEDVQTANKSLVERMRIALEFDQDKFTAFKDISAEYRQGVIDAETYLAYVEQFGLLHLVLELARLCPDAERQKTLIDTYNANLGGTVPMQNFLSGGNRLKDGKSSKKGKGKAIDAGNGTSKDNMADSILSTVRKLQSSHKVPEDDVEVLSRDGYRSAKGKSKSTLNESEEELNSRGKPLKLDACQNDLSARDVSNHSSGNNDGKSKQRKKTSKFYRVRLGDGSVETLLNLNGSNPDLDPDPERKETSDEQSNPESLPVRGVWRNGGGQKLVAMTSKGPKK; this is encoded by the exons ATGGATGATAGCTGTGCTGTTTGCGCTGAAACCCTAGAATGGGTTGCCTATGGAGCTTGCGGTCACAAGGACGTTTGCTCTACCTGTGTCGCTCGTCTGCGATTCATCTGCGATGATCGCCGTTGTTGTATTTGCAAGACCGAAGCTAACGTTGTCTTTGTCACCAAG GCTCTAGGAGATTATACGAGGATGATTAGTGACTTCTCGGTATTGCCATCTGAACCAAAAGAAGGTCGAATTGGTTCTTATTGGTATCATGAGGACACCCAGGCTTTCTTTGATGATTTAGACCACTACAAGATGATCAGGGCAATGTGCAGGCTTTCTTGTAGTGTGTGTGATAAGATGGAGGGGTCGGCTGGTGATGGCATGAAGAGAAGAGCAAGGTTCAGAAATATTGAGCAGTTAAAAGGTCATTTATTCCACCAGCACAAGTTGCTCATGTGCAGCTTATGTTTGGAAGGAAGAAAG GTATTTATCTGTGAGCAGAAATTGTACACAAGGGCACAGCTGAATCAGCATATACACACTGGTGATTCTGAGGTTGATGGTACTGAAAGTGAAAGAGGTGGATTCATGGGTCACCCTCTGTGTGAATTCTGTAGGACCCCATTTTATGGGGATAATGAGTTGTATTCTCATATGTCGACTGAACATTATACTTGTCATATATGCCAGAG GCAGCACCCTGGGCAATACGAATACTACAAGAATTATGATGACCTAGAG ATACACTTCCGCAGTAATCATTTCTTATGTGAAGACGAGAGCTGTCTTGCAAAAAAGTTTGTTGTTTTCCAATCTGAACCCGAGTTGAAG AGGCACAATACTCTCGAGCATGGAGGTCGTATGTCGCGTTCCCAACGCAGTGCTGCCTTGCAG ATACCGACGAGTTTTCGATATCGCCGCAGTAATGAACAGGATAATCGTCGTGGAAGGGCCCGATCATTTAGGCGTGATAACCCTGAGAGTGAACTCTCCATGGCCATTCAAGCCAGTTTAGAGACTGCTAATGCAGATAGAAGACTTCATGATACGTCAAGCAATAGGAGGGTAGCTTCTGATCAAACGGTAACAAATGATGATGATCTCCTTATTCCACCCTTTGAATCTTTGACTACTGATTCCGAGCCAGCTTCAAGATATCTTCAAGCCGTGTCTCAAATTTCCAGAAATTCGCAGCTTCAAGAGTCCTCATTTCCTCCCCTTGCCGTGCCTCCTTCTAATAGTCAACCAAGACCTCAGTCTGATGCTTTACCCCAGAACACTATGGCATCACATCTGCGCCGAAAGCAAAACAAGAATACAAAAAAGCTCCCTAGTTCATCTCCTGCATGGCCAGCAACAACAGGTCACACAACACCAGTAACTGGTCATCAGCCTGCCTGGCCAGCAACAACAGGTCACACACCACCAGCAATTGGTCATCAGCCTGCCTGGCCAGTGATAAGTACTGCTTCTGGATCATCATCTAGTTCCAGGCATAGTAAGGCAGCGAAGGACAAACCTTCTGCACCAGTAATTACCCCTCAAGACGCTTGGCCTGCTGTTAATAGCGCTCCTGGATCAGCATCAAGCTCTAGCCAGATTAAGCCGGCAACTGCAGCAGATAGACCTCCATCATCTAGTTATTTAAACTCTGTTGCTGCTCGATCTTCATTAGTGCATGAATCATCTTCTAGCTCAGTTGGTTCATCAAGGAGTTGGGCCCACAGCAATAGAATGAGCCATTCCTTGTCAGCCCCAAATCTTGTTCAGAGCGGGTCTTTTGACTCTTCTACCCCTGATTTCCCTCCAGTCTCTGCTGTGCAGACTCGCAAACTTCCTGCAAGTGGCCAGCAGACATCCACAAATGTGGAAGATGTTCAAACTGCAAATAAATCTTTGGTAGAAAGGATGCGTATCGCTCTAGAATTTGATCAAGACAAATTCACGGCATTTAAGGATATCTCTGCAGAATATCGTCAAGGTGTAATAGATGCTGAGACATACCTGGCATATGTTGAACAGTTTGGCTTGTTGCATCTCGTTCTTGAGTTGGCTAGACTATGCCCTGATGCTGAGAGGCAAAAGACACTAATTGACACCTACAATGCTAATTTAGGAGGCACCGTCCCTATGCAGAATTTTCTAAGTGGTGGCAATCGCTTGAAAGATGGTAAAAGTTCTAAGAAAGGTAAAGGCAAGGCAATAGATGCTGGAAATGGTACTTCAAAGGATAACATGGCAGATAGCATTTTAAGTACTGTGAGGAAATTGCAGTCTAGCCACAAGGTTCCCGAAGATGATGTGGAAGTGTTGTCGAGAGATGGTTATCGGTCTGCTAAAGGTAAATCAAAATCGACCCTGAATGAATCCGAGGAAGAATTAAATTCCCGAGGCAAACCTTTAAAGCTGGATGCCTGTCAGAACGACTTGTCCGCTAGAGATGTATCAAATCACAGTTCAGGGAATAATGATGGGAAAAGCAAGCAGCGGAAGAAAACTTCAAAGTTTTACAGAGTTCGTTTAGGTGATGGATCTGTTGAAACACTTCTAAATCTCAATGGTTCAAACCCTGATCTGGATCCAGATCCAGAGAGAAAGGAGACATCAGATGAACAAAGTAACCCTGAAAGTTTGCCTGTGCGTGGTGTTTGGCGAAATGGAGGAGGTCAAAAGCTTGTAGCTATGACTTCGAAAGGTCCGAAAAAGTGA